A DNA window from Streptomyces asoensis contains the following coding sequences:
- a CDS encoding helix-turn-helix domain-containing protein: MALVMTTASVPESERPAYWREAVGRALAPMAVTVRHGGPFEGRVCTERLGHLRITTIEADAQRVSRTAAHLAGATAAPAPAADHVVVGLQTAGTATLLQDGRRALVEEGDLMVYDTGRPYSLDFPERFAHRAVRMPRWALGVAEEDLRRVTGTAITGTEGFGALLANFLAPLTASVPPCAPAVAGRLAAGVVDLVATLVDERIRGDVTPAASQGEHLVLRVRDHIDRHLADPGLSPGSVAAAHHISVRYLHRLFEGEGVTVSRLIQQRRLERCARELRRAAVSAPPVSAVAQRWGFANPAHFSRVFRAAYGLSPREWREARDELVPAG, encoded by the coding sequence GTGGCCCTGGTGATGACGACCGCTTCGGTTCCCGAGTCGGAGCGGCCCGCGTACTGGCGGGAGGCGGTGGGCAGGGCACTGGCGCCGATGGCCGTCACCGTGCGGCACGGCGGTCCGTTCGAGGGCCGGGTCTGCACCGAGCGACTGGGCCATCTGCGCATCACCACGATCGAGGCCGACGCACAGCGCGTGAGCCGCACCGCCGCCCATCTGGCGGGAGCGACCGCGGCTCCCGCCCCGGCCGCGGACCATGTGGTGGTGGGTCTCCAGACGGCGGGCACCGCGACCCTGCTCCAGGACGGCCGGCGGGCCCTCGTGGAGGAGGGCGACCTCATGGTCTACGACACGGGCCGGCCGTACTCCCTGGACTTTCCGGAGCGCTTCGCCCACCGGGCCGTCCGTATGCCGCGGTGGGCGCTCGGCGTGGCGGAGGAGGACCTGCGCCGGGTGACCGGGACCGCGATCACCGGGACGGAGGGGTTCGGCGCGCTGCTGGCGAACTTCCTGGCGCCGCTGACCGCCTCGGTGCCGCCCTGCGCCCCGGCCGTCGCCGGCCGGCTGGCCGCGGGCGTGGTGGACCTCGTCGCGACGCTGGTCGACGAGCGGATCCGGGGTGACGTGACGCCCGCGGCCAGCCAGGGGGAACATCTCGTCCTGCGCGTGCGCGACCACATCGACCGCCATCTGGCCGACCCGGGGCTGTCCCCGGGGAGCGTGGCGGCGGCGCACCACATCTCGGTGCGCTATCTGCACCGGCTCTTCGAGGGCGAGGGCGTCACCGTGTCCCGGCTGATCCAGCAGCGCCGGCTGGAGCGGTGCGCCCGCGAGCTGCGCCGGGCCGCCGTCTCGGCTCCCCCGGTGTCGGCGGTCGCGCAGCGGTGGGGTTTCGCCAACCCGGCCCACTTCAGCCGGGTCTTCCGCGCCGCGTACGGGCTCTCCCCGCGCGAGTGGCGTGAGGCACGGGACGAACTGGTCCCGGCGGGCTGA